A single window of Mycolicibacterium aurum DNA harbors:
- the cynS gene encoding cyanase, translating into MTPIMAKSQAAELVVAAKIRKKLTWSAIAEEIEAPVVWCVAALLGQHPMSAGQADRVCALLDLDGAVAESLQLQPSRGIEPALTSDPTIYRFHEALAVYGPALKELIHEEFGDGIMSAINFKVDIARRADPDGDRVVVTFDGKFLDYRW; encoded by the coding sequence ATGACACCGATCATGGCGAAAAGCCAAGCAGCCGAACTCGTTGTCGCCGCGAAGATCCGGAAGAAGCTCACGTGGTCGGCGATCGCGGAGGAGATCGAGGCCCCCGTCGTGTGGTGTGTGGCCGCGTTGCTCGGCCAGCACCCGATGTCGGCGGGGCAGGCCGACCGGGTCTGCGCCCTGCTCGATCTCGACGGCGCGGTTGCAGAGAGCCTGCAACTACAGCCTTCTCGGGGGATCGAGCCTGCATTGACCTCCGATCCCACGATCTACCGATTTCACGAGGCGCTCGCGGTGTACGGGCCCGCGCTCAAGGAACTGATCCACGAAGAGTTCGGCGACGGCATCATGAGTGCCATCAACTTCAAGGTCGACATCGCCCGACGTGCGGATCCCGACGGAGACCGGGTGGTGGTCACGTTCGACGGGAAGTTCCTCGACTACCGATGGTGA
- a CDS encoding formate/nitrite transporter family protein, with protein sequence MSYVSPRDFVGKMIDAGEAKALMSTRDTLIRAFMAGAILALAAAFAVTITVQTGNALLGAVLFPVGFCLLYLLGFDLLTGVFTLVPLALLDKRRGVTVRSMMRNWGLVFVGNFAGAIVVALMMAVVFTFGFSVDPNEVGQRLGEIGHSRTVGYAEHGAAGMLTLFIRGVLCNWMVSTGVVAAMMSTSVSGKVIAMWMPIMLFFYMGFEHSIVNMFLFPSGLMLGGDFSIADYLLWNEIPTVVGNLVGGLAFVGVTLFATHARTGDTRFIAEPSGERADERALATNGSAR encoded by the coding sequence ATGTCCTACGTCAGTCCTCGCGACTTTGTCGGCAAGATGATCGACGCCGGCGAAGCGAAAGCCCTCATGTCCACCCGGGACACCCTGATCCGCGCCTTCATGGCGGGTGCCATCCTGGCGCTCGCCGCGGCGTTCGCGGTGACGATCACGGTGCAGACCGGAAACGCGCTCTTGGGCGCGGTGCTGTTTCCCGTCGGCTTCTGCCTGCTCTATCTTCTCGGCTTCGATCTGTTGACCGGGGTGTTCACGTTGGTCCCGCTGGCCCTGCTCGACAAACGCCGGGGCGTCACCGTCCGTTCGATGATGCGCAACTGGGGGCTGGTCTTCGTCGGCAATTTCGCCGGCGCGATCGTGGTCGCGCTGATGATGGCGGTGGTGTTCACCTTCGGCTTCAGCGTCGATCCCAACGAGGTCGGACAGCGGCTCGGCGAGATCGGACACAGCCGCACCGTGGGTTACGCCGAACACGGAGCTGCGGGCATGCTGACGCTGTTCATCCGCGGAGTGCTGTGCAACTGGATGGTCTCCACCGGCGTGGTCGCCGCGATGATGTCGACAAGCGTGTCGGGCAAGGTGATCGCGATGTGGATGCCGATCATGTTGTTCTTCTACATGGGTTTCGAGCATTCGATCGTGAATATGTTCCTGTTCCCCTCCGGCCTGATGCTCGGCGGTGACTTCTCGATCGCCGATTACCTTCTCTGGAACGAGATCCCGACGGTTGTCGGAAACCTCGTCGGCGGTCTGGCGTTCGTCGGCGTCACGCTGTTCGCCACCCACGCCCGTACCGGCGACACCAGGTTCATCGCGGAGCCCTCCGGCGAGCGCGCCGACGAGCGCGCACTGGCGACGAACGGGAGCGCGCGATGA
- a CDS encoding DUF427 domain-containing protein, translating to MAAQRGRVEPSPRRVRGFIGRHLVFDTTAARYVWEVPYYPQYYIPLSDVTPGVLSDDEHPQRVQFGPTRIFSLVTDSGTVAAAARVFDAGDSAVAGLVRFEWDAVDWFEEDEPIFGHPRNPYTRVDALRSHQHVTVALGGVTLADTVSPVLLFETGLPTRYYIDRTDVAFDHMERSDTQTLCPYKGVTSGYWSVRLGDAVHADLAWSYEAPLLAVAPIANLVAFYNEKVDITVDGVPLARPKTHFG from the coding sequence ATGGCCGCGCAGCGCGGTCGCGTCGAACCCTCCCCGCGGCGGGTCCGGGGCTTCATCGGCCGACATCTGGTTTTCGACACCACTGCGGCCAGATACGTGTGGGAGGTGCCGTACTACCCGCAGTACTACATCCCGCTCTCCGATGTGACGCCGGGCGTGCTGAGCGACGACGAGCACCCGCAACGAGTGCAGTTCGGTCCGACCCGCATCTTCTCGCTGGTCACCGATTCCGGAACGGTTGCGGCGGCTGCACGGGTGTTCGACGCCGGGGACAGCGCGGTCGCCGGGTTGGTCAGGTTCGAGTGGGACGCGGTGGACTGGTTCGAGGAGGACGAGCCGATCTTCGGGCATCCGCGCAACCCGTATACCCGCGTCGACGCGCTGCGCTCTCATCAGCACGTCACCGTCGCACTCGGCGGCGTGACGCTCGCCGACACCGTCAGTCCCGTCCTGTTGTTCGAAACCGGTTTGCCGACAAGGTATTACATCGACCGAACCGACGTCGCCTTCGACCACATGGAGCGGTCAGACACGCAGACCCTCTGCCCGTACAAGGGGGTGACGTCGGGCTACTGGTCCGTGCGTCTCGGCGACGCGGTCCATGCGGACCTCGCGTGGAGCTATGAGGCGCCACTGCTCGCCGTCGCACCGATCGCCAATCTGGTGGCGTTCTACAACGAGAAGGTCGACATCACCGTCGACGGCGTCCCGCTGGCGCGGCCCAAGACCCACTTCGGCTGA
- a CDS encoding GNAT family N-acetyltransferase, protein MSSETPPDRTGAATTVTHEPGRFLIEVEGRTVGLADYHDGDGRRVFPHTEVSPQYQGRGLATILVAEALRATRAEGLRIVPTCWMVAEYIDKNPEYADITDRR, encoded by the coding sequence ATGAGCTCCGAGACGCCTCCCGATCGCACCGGTGCCGCGACCACCGTGACCCACGAACCCGGACGGTTCCTCATCGAGGTCGAGGGCCGCACCGTCGGACTCGCCGACTACCACGACGGCGACGGCCGCCGAGTGTTCCCGCATACCGAGGTCTCGCCGCAGTACCAGGGACGCGGCCTGGCAACGATTCTGGTGGCCGAAGCGCTGCGGGCCACGCGGGCCGAAGGACTGCGTATCGTGCCGACCTGCTGGATGGTTGCCGAGTACATCGACAAGAACCCTGAGTACGCCGACATCACCGACCGCAGGTAG
- a CDS encoding GNAT family N-acetyltransferase has translation MSALPSVRAATVDDVADIGAIVDAAYARYLPRIGRRPAPMTVDYHQVVAHTDHAHVLVDEHVLVGVLIVVAHADHLLIENVAVAPDAQGRGYGRTLLAHAEHIARTRGLAQMRLYTNAAMTENLTFYRLIGYQEVDRRSEDGFERVYFHKQLG, from the coding sequence GTGAGCGCACTGCCCTCCGTCCGGGCCGCAACGGTCGATGACGTCGCCGACATAGGCGCCATCGTCGACGCCGCCTACGCCCGCTACCTGCCGCGCATCGGCCGGCGCCCCGCTCCGATGACAGTCGACTACCACCAGGTGGTCGCGCACACGGACCACGCCCACGTGCTGGTCGACGAGCACGTCCTGGTCGGGGTGCTGATCGTCGTCGCCCATGCCGACCACCTCCTGATCGAGAATGTGGCGGTGGCCCCTGACGCCCAGGGACGCGGATACGGAAGGACCCTGCTGGCCCACGCCGAACACATCGCACGCACACGCGGCCTGGCCCAGATGCGCCTCTACACCAACGCGGCGATGACCGAGAACCTCACCTTCTATCGCCTCATCGGTTACCAGGAGGTCGACCGGCGCTCCGAGGACGGGTTCGAGCGGGTCTACTTCCACAAGCAACTGGGCTGA
- a CDS encoding DUF4436 domain-containing protein encodes MSDRRPLRTRLRITSSLAIVGLIYVASLVGYWWVSSSYASLEPFDPTPADQPVVSIDMGTVHTATNELEVSVLLIAPERYIDPELGVLTTDIAVRIYPWVDLGELKFPKGQTPASIDATVEADGDADYWPFDTYNTKPLTADALIGSGDSRTLEPADIRVSGGIEGWNVHIQTTDSDPPASIIELSRHRGTLAFDLGICLVLIALPAMAMLVAIETLRGRRQFLPPLCTWFAAMLFAVVPLRNILPGAPPPGAWIDQAIVLWVLIALVSAMGLYIMSWYKYYKQ; translated from the coding sequence GTGTCCGATCGACGCCCGCTCCGTACGCGGCTCCGCATCACCTCCAGCCTCGCCATCGTCGGGCTGATCTATGTCGCCTCGCTCGTCGGATACTGGTGGGTCAGTAGCTCGTACGCTTCACTGGAGCCGTTCGATCCGACTCCGGCGGACCAGCCCGTCGTGTCGATCGACATGGGAACGGTGCACACCGCAACCAATGAACTCGAGGTCTCGGTCCTGCTCATCGCGCCGGAGCGATACATCGACCCCGAACTGGGGGTGCTCACCACCGATATCGCCGTCCGCATCTACCCGTGGGTCGATCTGGGTGAGCTGAAGTTCCCCAAGGGCCAGACCCCGGCCAGCATCGACGCGACTGTCGAGGCCGACGGGGACGCGGACTACTGGCCGTTCGACACGTACAACACCAAGCCGCTGACCGCCGACGCGCTCATCGGTTCGGGCGACAGCCGCACACTGGAGCCGGCCGACATCCGGGTCAGCGGCGGCATCGAGGGCTGGAACGTCCACATCCAGACCACCGACTCGGATCCACCGGCGTCGATCATTGAGCTCAGCCGCCACCGCGGCACGTTGGCCTTCGACCTGGGCATCTGCCTCGTACTCATCGCGCTACCTGCGATGGCCATGCTGGTGGCGATCGAAACCCTGCGAGGCAGAAGGCAATTCCTGCCGCCGCTGTGTACGTGGTTCGCCGCCATGCTGTTCGCGGTCGTCCCGCTGCGCAATATCCTGCCGGGTGCACCGCCGCCCGGGGCGTGGATCGATCAGGCGATCGTGCTGTGGGTCCTGATCGCGCTGGTATCGGCGATGGGTCTGTACATCATGTCCTGGTACAAGTACTACAAGCAGTAG